Proteins from one Cryptomeria japonica chromosome 4, Sugi_1.0, whole genome shotgun sequence genomic window:
- the LOC131053147 gene encoding uncharacterized protein LOC131053147, with amino-acid sequence MANRGFEFPVSVAAADTPTPLPGVTATYAPGTPFIATAGYAPTPFFGATASYAPAPSFPRIANYAPTPLFGGATAYPSTALFDAPAVCPPTPFFAIPSQSSALDVDLSFRTPGIAFTPPTPSNTQVGNPPTSSATQSSSVSQPSNAFRTVASSSSTTSAPTITIPLSGEGTALAQTTTSAAVTVPTSGMSFSSGPTSTTNSAAYPRFTLSSSEASATRTASSVTANTRECDRAMEKIYAAMVEMDQLYERLARAEFVRGVALTERDQAQAERNSLQIQPDQARERERQMQIELQQLYATNYALKLEGDRVQQLFAETNALKVEQHPVQQLCAKIDALKVEQNRVLGELETIHQIEMQQLCAKIDGLKQEQDRMQ; translated from the exons ATGGCGAACAGAGGATTCGAATTCCCCGTATCAGTCGCTGCGGCTGATACACCTACGCCTCTCCCCGGCGTCACTGCGACTTACGCCCCTGGTACCCCCTTCATCGCCACTGCGGGTTACGCGCCTACGCCTTTCTTTGGTGCCACTGCGTCTTACGCGCCTGCACCATCCTTCCCCCGCATTGCGAATTACGCGCCTACGCCTCTCTTCGGCGGCGCTACGGCTTACCCGTCTACGGCTCTCTTCGACGCCCCTGCGGTTTGTCCACCTACGCCATTCTTTGCAATCCCTTCGCAATCTTCTGCTCTGGATGTGGATCTGTCTTTCCGCACTCCGGGCATAGCATTTACTCCACCCACGCCTTCCAACACTCAGGTGGGAAATCCGCCCACTTCCTCAGCAACTCAATCCTCCTCTGTATCGCAACCATCAAATGCGTTTCGAACTGTTGCTTCGTCTTCATCAACCACCAGTGCACCTACAATTACAATTCCTTTATCTGGTGAAGGGACTGCACTAGCACAGACCACTACTTCTGCTGCTGTAACCGTACCAACATCTGGGATGTCATTTTCATCAGGACCAACTTCCACTACCAATTCCGCTGCATATCCCCGTTTTACCTTATCGTCTTCAGAGGCATCTGCAACAAGAACTGCATCTTCAGTAACTG CTAACACTCGAGAGTGCGATAGGGCCATGGAAAAAATATATGCTGCTATGGTAGAGATGGATCAACTTTATGAGAGATTAGCAAGGGCAGAGTTTGTGAGAGGTGTGGCCCTAACTGAGAGAGACCAAGCTCAAGCAGAACGGAATAGTCTGCAGATCCAACCTGATCAGGCccgagagagggagagacaaatgcAGATAGAGCTGCAACAACTATATGCTACGAATTATGCGCTCAAATTAGAGGGAGATCGTGTGCAACAACTATTTGCTGAGACAAATGCACTCAAAGTAGAGCAACATCCTGTGCAACAACTATGTGCTAAGATAGATGCACTCAAAGTAGAGCAAAATCGTGTGCTAGGAGAGCTCGAGACAATTCATCAGATAGAGATGCAACAACTATGTGCTAAGATAGATGGACTCAAACAAGAGCAAGATCGTATGCAGTAA